A genome region from Glycine max cultivar Williams 82 chromosome 5, Glycine_max_v4.0, whole genome shotgun sequence includes the following:
- the LOC100795700 gene encoding LOW QUALITY PROTEIN: protein NRT1/ PTR FAMILY 6.3 (The sequence of the model RefSeq protein was modified relative to this genomic sequence to represent the inferred CDS: substituted 1 base at 1 genomic stop codon): MNTLPQTPGKTIPDACDYKGRPAERSKTGGWTAAAMIFXVEACERLTTMGVAVNLATYLTGTMHLGSANSANTVTNFMGTSLMLCLFGGFVADTFIGRYLTIAIFATVQATGVTILTISTIIPSLHPPKCIRDATRRCMSANNMQLMVLYIALYTTSLGIGGLKSSVSGFSTDQFDDSDKGEKKQMLKFFNWFVFFISLGTLTAVTVLVYIQDHIGRYWGYGISVCAMLVALLVLLSSTRRYRYKRLVGSPLTQIAMVFVAAWRKRHLELPSDSSLLFNLDDVADESLRKNKQMLPHSKQFRFLDKAAIKDPKMDGEEITMQRNWYLSTLTDVEEVKMVQRILPVWATTIMFWTVYAQMTTFSVQQATTMDRRIGNSFQIPAASLTVFFVGSVLLTVPIYDRVITPIAKKISHNPQGLTPLQRIGVGLVFSIFAMVSAALIEIKRLRMAQFFFVGSGEAFTYIGQLDFFLRECPRGMKTMSTGLFLSTLSLGFFLSSLLVTLVHKATRHREPWLADNLNHGRLHHFYWLLALLSGVNLVAYLFCAKGYVYKDKRLAEAGIELEETDTACHA, from the exons ATGAACACTCTCCCTCAAACACCAGGGAAAACCATCCCAGATGCCTGCGACTACAAAGGTCGCCCAGCAGAGAGGTCCAAAACCGGTGGCTGGACCGCCGCGGCCATGATTTTTT GAGTGGAAGCATGTGAGAGGTTAACGACAATGGGTGTTGCCGTGAATTTGGCGACATATTTGACGGGTACGATGCATTTGGGCAGTGCTAACTCTGCCAACACGGTCACCAACTTCATGGGAACCTCTTTAATGCTCTGTTTGTTCGGTGGTTTTGTAGCTGACACTTTTATCGGCAG ATACCTCACTATTGCCATCTTCGCAACCGTTCAAGCCAC tgGTGTGACAATATTGACCATATCAACAATAATCCCAAGCCTGCACCCTCCAAAATGCATAAGAGACGCCACCAGACGCTGCATGTCAGCAAACAACATGCAGCTAATGGTGCTCTACATAGCCCTCTACACCACATCCCTCGGCATTGGAGGCTTGAAATCCAGCGTCTCAGGCTTCAGCACGGACCAGTTCGACGATTCGGACAAGGGAGAGAAGAAGCAGATGCTGAAATTCTTCAACTGGTTCGTGTTCTTCATAAGCCTGGGGACACTGACCGCGGTGACGGTTCTTGTGTACATTCAGGATCACATAGGGAGGTACTGGGGATACGGGATAAGTGTGTGTGCTATGCTGGTGGCTCTTCTGGTGTTGTTGTCGAGCACGAGGAGGTACCGCTACAAGAGACTG GTGGGAAGCCCTTTGACGCAGATTGCGATGGTGTTTGTGGCGGCTTGGAGGAAGAGGCACTTGGAATTGCCCTCTGATTCATCCTTGTTGTTCAACTTGGATGATGTGGCTGATGAAAGTCTCAGAAAGAACAAGCAGATGTTGCCTCATAGCAAGCAGTTTCG CTTCTTAGACAAGGCAGCGATCAAGGACCCAAAAATGGACGGCGAAGAAATCACAATGCAGAGGAATTGGTATCTCTCAACCCTAACCGACGTGGAAGAGGTCAAAATGGTGCAAAGAATTCTCCCGGTGTGGGCCACCACCATCATGTTCTGGACAGTCTACGCCCAAATGACCACATTCTCAGTCCAACAAGCCACCACCATGGACCGCCGCATCGGAAACTCCTTCCAAATCCCCGCCGCGTCGCTCACCGTCTTCTTCGTAGGAAGCGTCCTCCTAACGGTTCCCATCTACGACCGCGTCATCACCCCCATAGCCAAAAAAATCTCACACAACCCACAAGGGCTCACCCCTCTGCAACGCATTGGGGTAGGGTTAGTGTTCTCAATCTTCGCCATGGTGTCAGCAGCACTCATTGAAATAAAACGCCTAAGAATGGCACAGTTCTTCTTTGTGGGGTCGGGGGAGGCATTTACGTACATAGGGCAACTAGATTTCTTCCTGAGGGAATGCCCTAGAGGGATGAAGACCATGAGCACGGGTTTGTTCTTGAGCACGTTGTCGTTAGGGTTTTTTCTTAGTTCTTTGTTGGTGACTTTGGTGCACAAAGCCACCCGCCACCGCGAGCCGTGGCTCGCGGACAATCTTAACCATGGGAGATTGCATCACTTCTACTGGCTATTGGCTCTGTTGAGTGGTGTGAATTTGGTGGCGTACTTGTTTTGTGCTAAGGGGTATGTGTACAAGGACAAGAGGCTCGCTGAGGCAGGCATTGAGTTGGAGGAAACCGACACTGCTTGCCATGCTTAG
- the LOC100305616 gene encoding alpha-amylase inhibitor/lipid transfer/seed storage family protein precursor: MKSSGPSTTLALFLTINLLVFVMASGCYTCTQPKPNPSPNPFPYPNPSPTAKSCPRDALKLGVCANVLNGPIGAIVGSPPDHPCCSVLEGLLDLEVAVCLCTAIKANILGINLNIPISLSLILNACEKSPPSDFLCN; the protein is encoded by the coding sequence ATGAAGTCTTCTGGACCTTCAACAACTCTTGCTCTTTTTTTAACCATCAATTTGCTTGTCTTTGTCATGGCAAGTGGCTGCTACACTTGCACACAGCCTAAGCCAAACCCTAGCCCTAACCCATTCCCTTACCCTAACCCCAGCCCTACCGCAAAGAGCTGCCCCAGGGACGCACTTAAGCTGGGTGTGTGCGCAAACGTGCTTAATGGACCAATTGGTGCGATTGTGGGGTCACCACCGGACCACCCATGTTGCTCAGTGCTAGAAGGGCTTCTTGACCTTGAAGTTGCGGTTTGCCTCTGCACTGCCATCAAAGCTAACATTCTTGGCATTAACCTTAACATCCCCATTTCACTTAGCTTGATCCTTAACGCCTGCGAGAAGTCTCCACCCTCTGACTTCCTATGCAACTAG